The Haloarcula sp. CBA1127 genomic interval AATACCCCTCGTCCATCTCGAAGATGAACTCCGAGGCCACGTCGTCCTCGGGTGGCTGGCTGACGTTCAGCGAGTAGTTCTTGTTTGCCTCTAGCCACTGCTCGATGGTCGTCGCCGTCTCGTAGGGCGAATCACTGTCCTCGGTCAGCCGGTCGGTGAACGGCCCCACCTGCGCCGAGGTCGACGCCGGCACGCCCGTGTAGCGTGATTCGATGGCCTCAGGGTAGTTGCGGCCACTCGTCCGCAGCACCGCCGGATCGTCGGGGGGTGTCACGCTGGTCGCGCTGTAAGTCGTTCCGGCAGGGAGCGGTCGCTCGGACGTGACCGCGCCGTACTCGGTGACCATTACGTCGTCTTGGGACACCGATTTCGGCCGCCAGACGGTCGGTAGCGACGTGGCGGACTTGGCCAGTTGCACCTCGTAATCGACCGTCGAGTCAGCCATCCCGTCGACCGCCATCGGTCCCTCGTAGGCTTGCGGGTCCGCGCGTCCGTCCCAGCCCGTGCCGGTGTAGGTCTCATATGCGCCAGTCCGCCAGTACGCCGGTTCCGAACTCGTGACGGTGAAATGCGGCTCCGTGTCCTGTGACTGGTACGGGCTGTCGCCGCTGTCGCCACTATCGAGCGAGCCGCCGACATCGGTCTGGCTGCCCGGGTTCAGCGCGCCGAGTTGGCCGCCGCTGCCGCCGGTCGAGGTGCCCCCTGCTGACCCGAAGGGGTTCTCCTGTGGAAGGGGAATAAGGGACTCCATCGGGCTCTGTGCCCCACCGGGTGCCAGAATCGGGAGCGTCGCCGTCGCCAGCACCACGGCAACGACACAGACAGCAGTGAGCAGGACCCGGAGGTAGTCCCGGTCTGCCGATACGTCGTCAAACGGCGAGTCGTCGGAGACCACGTCGGATTGTCGTACTGTCCCGTCGCTGTCGGCATAAATCTGCTGTCAGCGGCGGGGGCGGTGAGGCCTGACGTCGCGTTCTGTCGTCTGGAGCGCCACGTCGACAGCAAATAGACACCCCAGAGATTCACTAGTCGGCGTTAGATAGGCCGGACAGTTCAGGTATGAACGAGTACGTACGGGTCAGACTGCTATTATAAGCGGTTATTGCGAGCGGCCGGGCAGCCGTACGTGAATGACTGCTGACACAAGTGGAGCTGGTACTGGGTCACGACGGTCGGGCTGGCAGGCGTCACGTCGGTCCGTGCTGTCGAGTATCGGTGCTGCAGCGGGTATCGGGCTATTCAGCGGAACCGGGCAGGCACAGACAGGGGCTGGACTGTCGGGGGCAGGAGCGCTGTACCTCGTTACGACGGGAGCCAGCCAGTCGAACGGCAACGGCAGCGGAAACGGGACGGAGTATCTAGTACTTGATAGCGGCGGCAGCGTCGCGTTCTCGACCGACGGTACTGCCGATGAGGCGTTCCAGTATGCCTTCGACAACGTGCCAGACAGCGGCGGGGCCGTTGTCGCTAGCGCCGACACCTTCCGCTTTGGCGGCCCGGCGACAATGGGCGACAACACCGCAGTGACCGGACAACAGGGAACCCGGTTCGTCGTCTCGCAGACGGGAACGGCTGAGGACCCAGCGCCGTCTGAATCACAGTCGAACCCGCTGCCCGCCGGCCACGACCTCATTCGCGTGCGCGGTGACAATGCTTCGGTCACTAACATCAAGTTCGACGCCGACGGGACGCAACTGAACAATCAGGCTATTCAGGCCGATCAGTGCGACGGCGTTTACATCGCCCGCAACCGGACGGTGAACGGCTTCCAGATGGCGCTGTCGTTCACGCGATGTACGGGTGTAACAGTCGAACACAACGAGATCGTCGGCCCGAACTGGTACGGTATCACCAGCCGGGCCGCACCGACCGGCAGCGACCGCGACCTCCGGCAGTCAAGCGACGTGGTCATCGCCGGCAACCGCGTTGTCGGCGTGAAATTCAACAACATCGCCCCGTACAACGTCGCGAACTTCGCCGTCATTGGCAACGTCGCCGTTGACGGCGGCCACAGCCTCATCGCCTGCTCGCCGGCCCAGCGCGGAACTATTGTCGGAAACGTCTGTCGGGACCTGACGGAGTTCGCACCCGACCCTGGCGGCGAGGCAGGCATCGAAATCGAGTACAAGGAGACCCACCTCCGGGACGAGGTAGCCGGGACCTCCGAAGCCCGGTCGTCCGACATCACTATTTCGGGGAATCAGGTCGACAACTGTCCGGTTGGCATCCTCGCTCGAACAGTACCGGCAGATGCGGACGACACTGACGCACGGGCCGAGGAGCGACCGTTCAGTTTCACGATTACTGGCAACACGGTCAGCGACGCGTCGGCGGCCGGCATCCGACTCCGGTCGGGCGATGCGGGCGTGGTCGCAACGAACACGGTTCGGAACGCCGGGACTGCGGTCGACATCAACGAGGAGTTCACCGCGGGCATCGAGCAAGGCCTGAACGTGACCCGGTAACGGCGGTTCGAGAGGGGTTGTAAGATATAAACCGCCGGCACGTAAACGACATAGCAATGACTGACGACGAGGAGACGGTCCAGTGCTGGCTGGTCGAACGCTCCAGTTACGGCGACGAGCGCATGGTAACGCTCATTTACGCGCCCCCGGACGGCGACCGCCATCTGACCAAGCAGCTCTCGCCGAACCTGCTCAGGCGCAAGCGGATTACAGCGGCTATTGAGGTCGAACCCGACCGGCTCGAACCCGTGAACGACGAAGACACACAGGAGCGGTACGCGACGGAGGCCCAGCGGATGGCCGAGCGCCACGACCCCGGCGCCGAAGTGTAAGCGACCGTTTCGACAGCCACGGCCCGTCTATCTAGTTTTTTGATTGATAACTGGAACACGAAAGACTATACACGCGGCCGTCACAAACCCGCCGTATGGCAGCGATAGAACTGGATGGCGTCACCAAGCAGTTCGGGAGTCTCACCGCGCTGCAAGGGGTCGACCTCACCGTCGAGGAGGGCGAAATCTTCGGCTTCCTCGGCCCAAACGGGGCCGGGAAGTCGACGACAATCAACATCCTCCTTGATTTCGTCCGCGCGACCGACGGGTCAGCGACGGTGCTCGGCCACGACATCCACGAAGAACCGAAGCGAATTCGTGCCCGCACTGGAGTCCTCCCCGAAGGCTACGACGTGTACGACCGGCTCACCGGTCGCCAACACCTCTCATTTGTGATCGAATCGAAAGACGCCGACGAAGACCCCGACGAACTGGCCGAGCGGGTCGGCATTGCCGACGCTATCGACCGCAAGGCCGGCGGCTACTCCAAGGGGATGCAACAGCGCCTCGTCCTGGCGATGGCACTCGTCGGCGAGCCAGACCTCCTCATCCTCGACGAGCCGACGACCGGGCTGGACCCGAACGGAGCCCGCCTGATGCGGGAGCTCATCCGCGAAGAGAACGAACGCGGCGCAACCGTCTTCTTCTCCAGCCACATCCTCGGCCAGGTCGAGGCCGTCTGTGACACGGTCGGGATCCTCCAGAACGGCCGTCTTATCGCCAAAGACAGCGTCGCCGGGCTGCGCGAGGCCGCCGCCGGTGACACCGTCCTCCGCGTGACGCTGGGCGACGGCGACGGCGCTGACGCCGCAGTCGCGGCTATTGAGAGGCTCGACGAGGTCTCGACAGTGACCGCGGATGGAACAACGCTCACCGTCGGCTGTGATAGCGACGCAAAGATGGGCGTCCTCAACGCTGTCGAGGAAAGCGGAAGCGAGGTCGCCAACTTCGAGACAGAGGAAGCCTCGCTCGATGAAGTGTTCGCCGCCTACACCGAACAGCAAGAACAGGAGCAGCCGGAGGTCGACGCATGAGCGCCGAGCAGAACCCCGTCAAGCGTCTCCTCGGCGATATCGATACGAGCATCAAGAACTCCGAGTTCGCCGACTGGTACCCGATCTCGAAAAAGGAGTTCCGCGATACGGTCCGCTCGCCGTGGATCTGGGTGCTCTCGTTTATTTTCATCGTCCTCTTCGCGCTACCGGCACTGCTTGGCCTGTATTTCAACATCGGCCAGCAGTTCGCTGAGGCTGGCGCGTCGCTGACAACGGACGCCTACGTCCGGTTCGCACTGCCGATCGCAGCGCCGCTGCTTCCTGCGGTCGCCATCGTCATCGGCTACGCTGCAATTGCCCGGGAAAGCGAGCGCGGCTCCCTGAAGATACTGCTCTCGCTCCCGTACACACGCGGTGAACTGCTCGCCGGCAAGTTCGTCGGCCGGAGCGCGATCACGCTCATTCCGGTCACAGTCGGGCTCCTGACGACCCTGCTCGTGATACTCCCGTCGGAGATCGAAATTGCGTGGGAGTCGTTCCTGCTGTTCGCGCTCGCCACGATGGCGTACGGAGTCGTGTTCACGGCGTTCGCGATCGGCCTCTCGGCGGCGCTGAAGACCGCTCGCCGGGCGATGGCAGCGTCGCTCGGGATTTACGTCTATCTGCAGGTGTTCTGGTCGAACCTCGGGGCGGGCCTCGGGAATCTGCTGTCGGACCACGCGAACATTGGGCAGGTGACCCAGCTCCATGTCGAACTGTTCGTTTCACTCCTGAGCCCCATCGCGGCGTACCGCACGCTCGTTCAGGAAGTCTTGCAGGGGACGCCGATCCGCTCCCGGCTTCTCCTGACGTCGAACCCGCAGGTGACGTGTGAGGAAATGCTGGGTGGGACACTCGAAATAACACAGACCGGTGCCGAGTGTGCCAACGCCGCCTTGCCGCCCCAGTACAGCACTGTCGCGGTTATCGGCTACCTCCTGCTGTGGCTGGTCGTCCCGCTGGTGGCCGGCTACTACGTCTTCGAGAACAAGGACCTGTAACGGTCGTCGCTGTCGGCGGTCTCTTCTGACAACGCTTTGCAGCCATAACGAACGGCGATAGCAACAGTCGGAACGGTACCAAACCGATTGCCTGCCGACGGCGACCGGACGCGTGTTGGTTCACAACGGCTCCGACAGGAGTGTCGTAGCACCACAACGGACTCGTCACTCGGGAAACTCGACACCGGTGATTTCGAACCGAGCGCCCCCGTCCTCGCTGTCGGTGACGTGGATCTCCCAGCCATGGACCTCGGCGATCTGTCTGGCGATCCGGAGCCCGAAGCCGGTCCCGTCCTCGGCGGTCGAGTAGCCCGCCTCAAACACCGTCTCGCGCTCGTCGGCGGGGATACCCGGGCCGTCGTCGGACACGTAGAACCCCGTTCCGTCGTCGAGGAGCCCGACCGAAACGGTTACCCCCGGACCACCGTGCTCAATCGCATTCCCGAAGAGGTTCTCGAACAGGCCCGACAGTCGGTCGCTGTCGGCCTCGGCGATCCACTTCCGGTTCTCGTCGGTCGCATACCGTAGCTCGGCGGCTTCGTCGCCGTCCGCAACGATCGTCCATGCGGCGTCGATCGTCTCGCGGAGATCGACGGGCTCTGTCACCCCGATATCGACACCCTCACGGGCCAGCCTGAGGACGTTGTCGGCGATATCGTTCATCCGCTGGAGCGCGTTATCGAGCGAGTCTAGGTGCTCACTGTCACACTCCTCGCGAGCGAGCATGAGTCGGCTGCGAGCCACCTGTAACGGGTTTTGAAGATCATGAGAGACGACACCAGCAAACTCTTCGAGGCGCTCGTTTTGCCGAGCTAACTCCCGTTTTTGCTCCGTCAGATCCGTGATGTCTCGAAAGGTCCACAGCCGGCCGAACCGCGTCCCGTCCTCGGCGACAACGGGTGCCGTATAGCGGTCGAACACGCGACCGTCGGCGAGTTCGAGTTCGTCTCTGGCGGACATTTCGGGGTGCTCATACAGTGCCTCGACATCCACGCGAAACGCCTCCGGTTCGGCGACTTGCTCCATTGCCCACTCCAGGGCGACTTCCTCGTCGCCACGTTCGACAATATCCCGCGGGATGTCCCACATATCGACGAACCGCTCGTTGTAAGAAACGATGGTCTCGTCTTCGTCGACGACGAGTATCCCGTCGATCACCGCCTCTTGCTGTGCTTTGAGAACCGACCGCTGTCTGGCTATTTTCATCTCGTGTTCCCGCTGCTCGGTCACTTCGCGGGTGACACCGACCACGCCCTCGACCGTCCCGTCGATCACAAGGGGCGTGAGCCGGTACTCCAGCACCTCGTACCCGTGCCCGGGGAACTCGCCGCTCACCTCCCCACGGAGTTCGTCGCGTTCACCGTCGATTAAGTCCTGGTATGGGCCTCCCTCGTACTCGCTTCGGATCTTCGGCAGGAGGCTACTCGGTTTCCCTTCCAGTTCGTCTCTGGTCGTTCCGTAGAACGAGGCTAGATACTGATTGACGAGTTCGAACCGCCCCGCCGTGTCGTAGATGCAGGCCGATTCCGGCATCGTGTTTACCATCCGCTTGTATCGCTCCAGTTTGCGCTCTCGCTCCCGGAGGTCGGTGATGTCCATGACGAACCCTTCCAGTGCGTCCGGTTCGTCCGCTGCCCCCGGCACTCGGTGTCCGTGTTCCCACATCCACTTCTCGATGCCGTCGGCAGTGATAATCCGATAGGTCACCTCGAACTCACCCTGGGCCGCGAGCGCGTCCTGTACCGTCTCCCAGATCCGGTCGCGGTCCTCCGGATGGAGCACGTCGTCGCCCCAGACTACCTCCCCAGTTTCGAAGTCCGCAGCCGTGTAGCCGGTGAGTGATTCGATCTCGCCCTCGACGGTTTCCATCGGCCAGCCCGGTGCGTTGAGACAGCGATAGACCATTCCCGGAAGGCTGCTGATGAGCGACTCCAATCGCCGGGTTCGCTCGTCAAGCTCTTGCCGGGACCTGCTTGCGTCGACGGCGTTGCAGATCCGGTTCGCGAGCAGTTTGTACTGCTCGGTGCCCGAACCCTTTTGGAGGTAGTCGGTCACGCCAGCAGAGATCGCGTCGCTCGCGATCTCCTCGGAGCCTTTCCCGGTATAGAGGATGAACGGGAGGTCACCCTGGTCCTCACGAACGGCTTCGAGGAACTCGATTCCGTTCTGGTCCGGCATGTCGTAGTCCGAGACGATACAGTCGAAGCGCTCCACGGAGAGTCGCTCCATCGCCGCATCGACATTCGTCGCGGTCTCGACACACAATCGGTCGTCCTCGTGTTCGAGCACCGTCGCCGTCACGTCCACGAGGTCCGAGTTGTCGTCGACGTGAAGAACGCGGACTGTCTCACCGGCGAAGTCCATAGTCTTCCAAGAACCATAGAAATACGCGAACAAAATAGATAGGGTCAACAACGGACACAGACACGAAACGGATGGTAGGTGACTGGTCGGTTTGAGCGTCTCCAAACGCTATCGCTACGGCCGACGGCGGCTCACTCGGGACCGGTCGACCCGCCTCTCACAGCACACCAGCGTCGTCCAGCAGGTCTTCGAACTCCGCTTCGTTGAGCGTTGCCACGTCGTTTTCTGCGGCGTCGTCCTGTTTTCGCTGACCGGGATTGTCACCGAGCACCAGATAGTCCGTGTTGCCGGAGACGCTGCTGGTCGCCGACCCGCCGTTGCGCTCGATCAGTTCCTGCGCGTCGCCGCGGGTGTAGCCGTCGAGTGATCCAGTGAAGACGAACGTCTGGCCATCCAGCGCGTCGCCGCCCGTTTCCTCGGCGGCCTGTGGCTCGACGTGGTCGAGCAAGCGGTCAATGACGGCGCGGTTCCCCTCGCCCTCGAAGAACTCCACGATGGAGCGGGCAACTGTCTGACCTACGTCGGGCACGGCCTCGAAGGAATCGGTGTCGCCCTCGTCGGCAGCGTCGAGTATCGCCTCGAACGTGCCGAACTCCTGTGCGAGGTTTCGCGCCGTGACAGTCCCGACTTCGGGGATACCCAGCGCGACGAGGAAGTCCGCGAGCGGTGGCTCCCGAGCGCCGTCCATCCCTTCGACGAGGTTCCGCGCGCTGGTCTCGCCCCAGCCCTCCAAGTCGGTGAGATCCTCGACGGTGAGTTCGTACAGGTCCGCGGGGTCCGAGACGAGGTCGGCATCGAGGAGTTGCTGGACAGCCTTCTCGCCGACGCCCTCGATATCCAGCGCGTCGCGGCTGGCGTAGTGCTCGACGCTGCGCTCGCGCTGGGCGGGGCAGGTGAGGCCGCCGGTGCAGAACGCCATCGGGCCGTCGTGCTCGACGGGGCTGTCACAGGCTGGACAGGTCTCGGGGAACTCGAAGTGGCCATTGCCGTCGTCGTCGAGCACTTCGACGACATCCGGGATGACGTCGCCGGCTCGCTTGATGCGGACGCGGTCACCCACGTCGACGCCGAGGTCGGCGATGAGCGACGGGTTATGTAGCGAGGCACGCGAGACGGTGACGCCACCGACCTCGACGGGGTCCATGAGCGCGACTGGGGTGAGCCGACCGGTCCGGCCAACCTGCACGACGATGTCCCGCACCGTCGTCTCCTCCTTGCGGGCCGGGAACTTGTATGCGAAGGCCCACCGTGGGGCGCGGGCGGTCGACCCGAGTTCGTCGCAGGCGTCCATGTCGTCGACCTTGATGACGACGCCGTCGATTTCGTAATCGAGGTCGTCACGGGCCTGCTGCTGCTCGTTCCGGTAGTTGATGGCGGCGGCGATATCGTCGACGACAGCGGTCCGGTCACAGACCCGGAGTCCCCACTCAGGGAACCGCTCGTGCAGCTCGCTGTGGCTCGCGAAGTCGACCGAGGCGTCAAGGACGCCAAAGAAAAATATTGACAGCGGGCGCTCTGCGGTCACCGACGGGTCGAGCTGGCGGAGCGTCCCGGCGGCGGCGTTGCGGGGGTTCGCAAAGGGGTCCTCGCCGCGCTCGACGCGCTCGCGGTTGAACGCCGTGAAGGCGTCCCGTGGGATGTACACCTCGCCCCGGACAGCCAGAAAGTCGGGGTAGTCACCGCGAAGTCGCTGGGGGACGCTGGAGATGGTCCGGACGTTCTCGGTCACGTCCTCGCCGACCTCGCCGTCGCCACGGGTCGCGGCCCGCTGATAGACGCCGTCCTCGTAGACGATTTCGACGGAGAGGCCATCGAACTTCGGCTCGCAGAAGTACTGAACGGCGCCGGTTCCCAGGCCGTCGCGAACCCGCTCGTCGAACTCCCGTACGTCCGCTTCCTCGCCGCCCTGGTCGATAGAGCCCATCCGGGCGACGTGTTCGACATCGGGGAGTTCGTCCAGTGGCTCGCCACCGACGCGCTGGGTCGGACTGCCGTCAGTGTCAAGATCGAACGCCGATTCAAGTCGCTGAAGCCGGGCAAACAGCGCGTCGTAGGCCCGGTCGCCGATGACCGGGTCGTTCTCGACGTAGTACCGGTAGTCGTGATAGCGGAGCGCCTCGCGCAACTGGTCGGCTTGCTCGCGGGCCGTCGCTTCGTCGAGAGTTGTTGTATCCTCGAACTCGGTCGGTGGTCCCTCGACATAGGGGTTGTCCGCAAGATCAGCGTCGTCGGCTACAGCCATTACAGTCCGTTCTGGGTGCCGAC includes:
- a CDS encoding ABC transporter ATP-binding protein; the protein is MAAIELDGVTKQFGSLTALQGVDLTVEEGEIFGFLGPNGAGKSTTINILLDFVRATDGSATVLGHDIHEEPKRIRARTGVLPEGYDVYDRLTGRQHLSFVIESKDADEDPDELAERVGIADAIDRKAGGYSKGMQQRLVLAMALVGEPDLLILDEPTTGLDPNGARLMRELIREENERGATVFFSSHILGQVEAVCDTVGILQNGRLIAKDSVAGLREAAAGDTVLRVTLGDGDGADAAVAAIERLDEVSTVTADGTTLTVGCDSDAKMGVLNAVEESGSEVANFETEEASLDEVFAAYTEQQEQEQPEVDA
- the ligA gene encoding NAD-dependent DNA ligase LigA produces the protein MAVADDADLADNPYVEGPPTEFEDTTTLDEATAREQADQLREALRYHDYRYYVENDPVIGDRAYDALFARLQRLESAFDLDTDGSPTQRVGGEPLDELPDVEHVARMGSIDQGGEEADVREFDERVRDGLGTGAVQYFCEPKFDGLSVEIVYEDGVYQRAATRGDGEVGEDVTENVRTISSVPQRLRGDYPDFLAVRGEVYIPRDAFTAFNRERVERGEDPFANPRNAAAGTLRQLDPSVTAERPLSIFFFGVLDASVDFASHSELHERFPEWGLRVCDRTAVVDDIAAAINYRNEQQQARDDLDYEIDGVVIKVDDMDACDELGSTARAPRWAFAYKFPARKEETTVRDIVVQVGRTGRLTPVALMDPVEVGGVTVSRASLHNPSLIADLGVDVGDRVRIKRAGDVIPDVVEVLDDDGNGHFEFPETCPACDSPVEHDGPMAFCTGGLTCPAQRERSVEHYASRDALDIEGVGEKAVQQLLDADLVSDPADLYELTVEDLTDLEGWGETSARNLVEGMDGAREPPLADFLVALGIPEVGTVTARNLAQEFGTFEAILDAADEGDTDSFEAVPDVGQTVARSIVEFFEGEGNRAVIDRLLDHVEPQAAEETGGDALDGQTFVFTGSLDGYTRGDAQELIERNGGSATSSVSGNTDYLVLGDNPGQRKQDDAAENDVATLNEAEFEDLLDDAGVL
- a CDS encoding ABC transporter permease, whose product is MSAEQNPVKRLLGDIDTSIKNSEFADWYPISKKEFRDTVRSPWIWVLSFIFIVLFALPALLGLYFNIGQQFAEAGASLTTDAYVRFALPIAAPLLPAVAIVIGYAAIARESERGSLKILLSLPYTRGELLAGKFVGRSAITLIPVTVGLLTTLLVILPSEIEIAWESFLLFALATMAYGVVFTAFAIGLSAALKTARRAMAASLGIYVYLQVFWSNLGAGLGNLLSDHANIGQVTQLHVELFVSLLSPIAAYRTLVQEVLQGTPIRSRLLLTSNPQVTCEEMLGGTLEITQTGAECANAALPPQYSTVAVIGYLLLWLVVPLVAGYYVFENKDL
- a CDS encoding response regulator, giving the protein MDFAGETVRVLHVDDNSDLVDVTATVLEHEDDRLCVETATNVDAAMERLSVERFDCIVSDYDMPDQNGIEFLEAVREDQGDLPFILYTGKGSEEIASDAISAGVTDYLQKGSGTEQYKLLANRICNAVDASRSRQELDERTRRLESLISSLPGMVYRCLNAPGWPMETVEGEIESLTGYTAADFETGEVVWGDDVLHPEDRDRIWETVQDALAAQGEFEVTYRIITADGIEKWMWEHGHRVPGAADEPDALEGFVMDITDLRERERKLERYKRMVNTMPESACIYDTAGRFELVNQYLASFYGTTRDELEGKPSSLLPKIRSEYEGGPYQDLIDGERDELRGEVSGEFPGHGYEVLEYRLTPLVIDGTVEGVVGVTREVTEQREHEMKIARQRSVLKAQQEAVIDGILVVDEDETIVSYNERFVDMWDIPRDIVERGDEEVALEWAMEQVAEPEAFRVDVEALYEHPEMSARDELELADGRVFDRYTAPVVAEDGTRFGRLWTFRDITDLTEQKRELARQNERLEEFAGVVSHDLQNPLQVARSRLMLAREECDSEHLDSLDNALQRMNDIADNVLRLAREGVDIGVTEPVDLRETIDAAWTIVADGDEAAELRYATDENRKWIAEADSDRLSGLFENLFGNAIEHGGPGVTVSVGLLDDGTGFYVSDDGPGIPADERETVFEAGYSTAEDGTGFGLRIARQIAEVHGWEIHVTDSEDGGARFEITGVEFPE
- a CDS encoding right-handed parallel beta-helix repeat-containing protein, with protein sequence MTADTSGAGTGSRRSGWQASRRSVLSSIGAAAGIGLFSGTGQAQTGAGLSGAGALYLVTTGASQSNGNGSGNGTEYLVLDSGGSVAFSTDGTADEAFQYAFDNVPDSGGAVVASADTFRFGGPATMGDNTAVTGQQGTRFVVSQTGTAEDPAPSESQSNPLPAGHDLIRVRGDNASVTNIKFDADGTQLNNQAIQADQCDGVYIARNRTVNGFQMALSFTRCTGVTVEHNEIVGPNWYGITSRAAPTGSDRDLRQSSDVVIAGNRVVGVKFNNIAPYNVANFAVIGNVAVDGGHSLIACSPAQRGTIVGNVCRDLTEFAPDPGGEAGIEIEYKETHLRDEVAGTSEARSSDITISGNQVDNCPVGILARTVPADADDTDARAEERPFSFTITGNTVSDASAAGIRLRSGDAGVVATNTVRNAGTAVDINEEFTAGIEQGLNVTR